In one Armatimonadota bacterium genomic region, the following are encoded:
- a CDS encoding redoxin domain-containing protein, whose amino-acid sequence MLPVICAFCAVTCADGLPSTPVSLTGAADLTGKPTAPNPAAAKATVLLFISHECPIANRYAPEIARIYADYKDRKAAFYRVYIGAMEDAELYAEHGKEFGLAMPGLVDFNLKLAKSTGATVTPEAVVLDSKGVMRYRGRIDDQNVEHGKIREGYRRDLRIALDEILAGQPVSMPTTASVGCFIPF is encoded by the coding sequence ATGCTTCCCGTGATTTGCGCCTTTTGCGCGGTGACCTGTGCAGACGGCCTGCCTTCCACACCGGTCAGCCTAACTGGGGCCGCCGATTTGACCGGCAAACCAACAGCCCCGAACCCGGCTGCGGCAAAAGCCACGGTGCTCCTGTTCATCAGCCACGAATGTCCGATCGCGAACCGCTATGCGCCGGAGATCGCCAGAATCTATGCCGATTACAAAGACAGAAAGGCCGCGTTCTACCGGGTTTACATCGGCGCGATGGAGGATGCCGAACTCTATGCCGAACACGGGAAGGAATTCGGGCTGGCCATGCCCGGCTTGGTTGATTTCAACCTGAAACTCGCCAAATCAACCGGGGCGACCGTCACCCCAGAGGCTGTCGTTTTGGACAGCAAGGGCGTCATGCGGTACCGGGGGCGAATCGACGACCAGAATGTCGAACACGGCAAAATCCGGGAAGGGTATCGGAGGGATCTGAGGATCGCTTTGGACGAAATCTTGGCGGGGCAGCCGGTGAGCATGCCGACGACCGCCTCCGTCGGTTGCTTCATCCCGTTTTGA
- a CDS encoding AhpC/TSA family protein: MTTTVACAAVACACAMTADQVPTRPEDAKPIPVGSKVPDVKVMDLEGKAVSLKAIASKPTVVVFYRGGWCPFCNRHLSDLRNAEAGLKEMGFQLVAITPDLPAEITKTMGKDKLDYLIYSDSSAEAMKAFGVAFTLDPGTVAMYKDNYKIDLEKSSGQTHHILPVPSVFITNGKGEVKFVHANPDYKVRLTAEEVLQAARKAM, encoded by the coding sequence GTGACAACAACTGTGGCCTGTGCGGCCGTTGCCTGCGCCTGCGCCATGACCGCTGACCAAGTCCCAACCCGACCCGAAGATGCCAAGCCGATCCCGGTGGGATCCAAAGTGCCGGATGTCAAAGTCATGGACCTTGAGGGCAAAGCCGTTTCGTTGAAGGCGATTGCCTCCAAGCCGACGGTCGTGGTGTTCTACCGGGGCGGGTGGTGCCCGTTCTGCAACCGCCACCTCTCTGATCTCCGCAATGCCGAAGCCGGCCTCAAGGAGATGGGATTCCAGCTCGTGGCGATTACCCCCGACCTGCCGGCAGAAATCACCAAGACAATGGGCAAGGACAAGCTGGATTACCTGATCTACTCGGACTCCTCGGCCGAAGCGATGAAGGCATTCGGAGTTGCGTTCACGTTGGATCCGGGCACCGTGGCCATGTACAAGGACAACTACAAAATCGACCTGGAAAAATCTTCGGGCCAAACCCACCACATCCTCCCCGTCCCCTCGGTTTTCATCACAAACGGCAAGGGCGAGGTCAAATTCGTCCACGCGAATCCGGACTACAAAGTGCGGCTCACGGCCGAAGAGGTCCTCCAGGCCGCCCGCAAGGCTATGTAA
- the yaaA gene encoding S4 domain-containing protein YaaA, translating into MPHSFAIHTEFITLGQLIKAVGLISNGGEAKLFLSEADVTVNGEPDNRRGRKIRPGDEVVVNGESISVTARS; encoded by the coding sequence GTGCCCCACTCGTTTGCCATTCACACGGAATTCATCACCCTGGGACAGTTGATCAAGGCGGTCGGTCTGATCTCCAATGGGGGCGAGGCCAAGCTCTTTTTGTCTGAAGCGGATGTGACCGTCAACGGCGAGCCTGACAACCGCCGGGGTCGCAAAATAAGGCCGGGGGATGAAGTCGTGGTCAACGGCGAATCCATCTCCGTCACTGCCCGGAGTTAG
- a CDS encoding sigma-70 family RNA polymerase sigma factor, with amino-acid sequence MTLDGPDFRETHAQIAAALVRRFGPHCLEPALDAVQEAFVAALQSWPMQGQPSNPKAWLHKAAERRLIDQLRKTRRETAWPSQDLVAEGTAPDDELALYFMVCSPKLKMGEQVCLILRTLGGLTAAEIAGLFHESEEAVQRRISRAKSKLDPQDLEPADPATAMPSVLLALYLMFTEGYEAQRGQYYLRPELAAEALRLTDILAGHAGGRFPDLYALSALMHFHSSRIKARLDADGLPILFADQDPALIDRSHIGAGFAALEQAQAAPRLSRYHVEAGLAAAVAAGARSHEILRWHELLVESFPTPMARLAHAVAVGTCRGPKAGLAALAALKREPRIVRTPQYHAAIGHFCALDGDRVAGAAAYRRAVGLSISNPIRQSLEQRAEELSNSGQ; translated from the coding sequence ATGACCCTTGACGGCCCGGATTTCCGTGAAACCCATGCCCAAATCGCGGCAGCGCTGGTGCGGAGGTTCGGGCCACATTGCTTGGAGCCGGCATTGGATGCCGTGCAAGAGGCATTTGTGGCGGCCCTGCAATCTTGGCCGATGCAGGGCCAGCCTTCAAACCCCAAGGCGTGGCTCCACAAAGCAGCCGAACGCCGGCTCATCGACCAGTTGCGCAAAACCCGGCGCGAAACAGCCTGGCCAAGCCAGGACCTTGTTGCAGAAGGAACCGCCCCCGACGACGAGCTCGCGCTGTACTTCATGGTGTGTTCGCCAAAGCTCAAAATGGGCGAGCAGGTCTGCCTGATCTTGCGCACGCTTGGCGGGTTGACGGCCGCGGAAATCGCCGGACTTTTTCATGAATCCGAAGAAGCGGTGCAGCGCCGAATTTCCAGGGCCAAATCCAAATTGGACCCCCAAGACCTGGAACCGGCCGATCCCGCAACGGCAATGCCGTCTGTCCTTCTGGCCTTGTATTTGATGTTCACGGAAGGCTACGAAGCCCAACGGGGACAGTATTACCTCCGGCCCGAATTGGCCGCCGAGGCGTTGCGACTGACTGACATTTTGGCCGGGCATGCCGGCGGTCGCTTCCCCGACCTCTATGCCCTATCGGCGCTGATGCACTTCCATTCCAGCCGGATCAAGGCGCGGCTGGATGCCGACGGCCTGCCGATCTTGTTTGCCGACCAAGACCCGGCTTTGATCGACCGATCCCATATCGGTGCTGGTTTTGCCGCCTTGGAGCAAGCGCAAGCCGCGCCCCGGCTCAGCCGTTACCACGTTGAAGCCGGTTTGGCGGCCGCGGTTGCGGCGGGTGCCCGGAGTCATGAAATCTTGCGTTGGCACGAACTGCTGGTCGAATCGTTCCCCACGCCGATGGCCCGACTGGCGCATGCGGTGGCGGTGGGCACCTGCCGCGGCCCCAAAGCCGGTCTCGCGGCGCTCGCGGCCCTCAAAAGGGAGCCTAGGATTGTCCGCACCCCCCAATACCATGCGGCGATCGGGCATTTTTGCGCTTTGGATGGCGACCGTGTCGCCGGGGCCGCCGCCTATCGAAGGGCGGTGGGGCTCAGCATATCCAACCCAATCCGTCAAAGCCTGGAACAGCGGGCCGAGGAACTTTCTAACTCCGGGCAGTGA
- a CDS encoding MFS transporter, with translation MRSTPTASKSGTALVIVAAALGYFVDVYDIWLYSALRVPSLNAIGFTDAAQVKSVGEFLLNVQMGGFILGAVAFGMLADKKGRLAVLFGSILLYSVANIANGFAMNVPFYAACRFLAGMGLAGELGAGVALVSELVPKESRGWATTLVATCGVAGSVAAAMFAKVFHWQTGYWIGGGMGIALLLLRIGVFESGMFERVKDRSDVKRGEFLALFRTKERASRYLATILNGAPVWFFAAMFMTFAKELQAALGVQNPISVPDAIMVGAIGLTVGDVVFGGLSQILKSRKKSFLIALALLTVGIASIFFTKDSNQFYWRMFIAGVGAGYWAVFVTTAGETFGTNLRGTVAITAPSFVRGMVIPLTLFRNAITPSTSILGATAITGVVVLVLAVWAVLRLPETYGRDLDFVETDDPVPSGASPA, from the coding sequence ATGCGCTCAACGCCGACCGCATCAAAATCCGGAACCGCGCTCGTGATCGTGGCGGCCGCGCTCGGCTACTTCGTGGACGTCTACGATATTTGGCTCTACTCGGCCCTGCGCGTGCCGAGCCTCAATGCCATCGGGTTCACCGATGCGGCCCAAGTGAAATCTGTCGGGGAATTCTTGCTCAACGTCCAGATGGGTGGCTTCATTTTGGGGGCAGTGGCCTTTGGCATGCTCGCGGACAAAAAGGGCCGTCTGGCCGTCCTCTTTGGCAGCATATTGCTTTACAGCGTCGCCAACATCGCCAACGGCTTTGCCATGAACGTCCCGTTTTATGCGGCTTGCCGGTTTTTGGCGGGCATGGGTTTGGCGGGCGAGCTCGGGGCCGGGGTCGCATTGGTCAGCGAACTGGTCCCCAAGGAGTCGCGCGGCTGGGCAACGACTTTGGTGGCGACTTGCGGGGTCGCGGGATCAGTTGCCGCCGCCATGTTCGCCAAAGTGTTCCATTGGCAAACCGGCTATTGGATCGGCGGCGGGATGGGAATCGCCTTGCTGTTACTTCGGATCGGGGTTTTCGAATCAGGGATGTTTGAGCGGGTCAAAGATCGATCCGATGTGAAGCGGGGTGAATTTCTGGCCCTGTTCAGGACGAAGGAACGGGCCAGCCGCTATTTGGCGACGATCCTGAACGGGGCCCCGGTTTGGTTTTTTGCCGCCATGTTCATGACGTTCGCCAAAGAACTCCAGGCGGCATTAGGGGTTCAAAACCCCATCTCGGTTCCGGATGCGATCATGGTCGGGGCCATTGGTTTGACCGTCGGCGATGTCGTGTTTGGCGGGCTCTCGCAAATTTTGAAGAGCCGGAAAAAATCGTTCTTGATTGCCCTTGCCTTGCTGACAGTCGGGATCGCGTCCATCTTTTTCACCAAAGATTCCAACCAATTCTATTGGCGGATGTTCATTGCCGGGGTGGGGGCTGGCTATTGGGCGGTGTTCGTGACGACAGCGGGTGAAACATTCGGCACCAACCTCCGGGGGACAGTGGCGATCACGGCGCCAAGTTTTGTCCGGGGGATGGTGATCCCTTTGACGTTGTTCCGGAACGCCATCACGCCTTCCACGAGCATTTTGGGGGCGACAGCGATTACGGGGGTGGTCGTTCTCGTCTTAGCCGTTTGGGCGGTACTGAGATTGCCGGAAACCTACGGGCGCGACCTTGATTTTGTGGAAACGGATGATCCGGTGCCATCGGGGGCCAGTCCCGCGTAG
- the cax gene encoding calcium/proton exchanger: protein MSRSVTTKDKAILGGALAACVVAGLSHGRTNEVIAFLCAAAALSLLAVVVGHATDHLGSRMSAGATGVLQSALGNLPELMVCIFSLKAGLVDVVKGALIGSILANSVLVLGLAIFLGGRKNGLLKFPSDPPRMIAVLMLLACAALIVPTLAHELHTPAEAHETSLSLVCSLVLLAVFACSLSFFLKGNEAVTPEDAKESHSTWPVGFAIAVLALAGLGAAFVSEWFVAALEPATKAMGLSQAFTGLVVVAIAGNAIENLVGIQLALKNKPDYALSVILNSSLQIALMLVPLLVLISFFVGTAPMTLVLPPMLLVALILAAVIPAWIVFDGEAIWLEGASLIGLYVLIASAFWWG, encoded by the coding sequence ATGAGCCGTTCCGTCACCACGAAAGACAAAGCCATCCTGGGCGGGGCGCTCGCTGCTTGTGTTGTCGCCGGCCTAAGCCACGGCCGCACCAACGAAGTCATCGCCTTTTTGTGCGCTGCGGCCGCCCTGAGTTTGTTGGCGGTGGTGGTCGGGCACGCCACCGACCACCTGGGTTCCCGCATGTCGGCCGGGGCGACGGGGGTTTTGCAAAGCGCCCTGGGCAACCTCCCGGAGCTCATGGTGTGCATCTTCTCGCTGAAGGCGGGACTGGTGGATGTTGTCAAGGGGGCTTTGATCGGATCGATCCTCGCCAATTCGGTGCTTGTTTTGGGTCTGGCCATCTTTTTGGGAGGGCGCAAGAACGGGCTGCTCAAGTTCCCTAGCGACCCCCCGCGGATGATTGCCGTGTTGATGCTGCTTGCGTGCGCCGCCCTCATCGTGCCGACTTTGGCGCACGAACTCCACACCCCGGCTGAAGCCCATGAAACCAGCCTCAGCCTGGTTTGCTCGCTGGTGTTGCTTGCCGTCTTTGCCTGCAGCCTCAGCTTTTTCCTCAAGGGGAACGAAGCGGTCACGCCTGAAGACGCCAAAGAATCCCACTCGACATGGCCGGTGGGTTTTGCCATTGCCGTTTTGGCCCTGGCGGGATTGGGGGCGGCTTTTGTTTCGGAATGGTTTGTCGCCGCCCTGGAGCCGGCGACCAAGGCGATGGGCTTGAGCCAGGCGTTTACCGGGCTCGTGGTGGTGGCCATCGCCGGCAACGCCATCGAAAACTTGGTGGGAATCCAACTGGCCCTCAAAAACAAACCCGACTACGCGCTCAGCGTAATCCTCAACTCCAGTTTGCAAATCGCGCTGATGTTGGTGCCGCTGTTGGTGCTGATCTCGTTTTTTGTCGGGACGGCACCGATGACCTTGGTGCTCCCGCCGATGCTGCTCGTCGCCCTCATCTTGGCTGCCGTCATCCCAGCCTGGATCGTTTTTGACGGGGAGGCCATCTGGCTGGAAGGGGCGTCGCTGATCGGGCTCTATGTGCTGATCGCATCGGCGTTTTGGTGGGGTTAG
- a CDS encoding DUF1080 domain-containing protein, giving the protein MIAALLLLGTQKDFKPIFNGKDLTGWTPKICKHPLGENFGDTFRVQDGKIVVGYSQYKAFDGQYGHLFYNTELRHFILRLEYRFVGEQCPGGAGWAYKNSGIMYLGQDPATMRIDQEFPVSAEFQFLGADAGQTRGTGNVCSPGTNFIKDGKLITPHVTEVNGPSIEGENWVKVELEVNGKEIIHRVNGKEVYRYEKLQYDPGDADAKELMKKNTLDIVKGTISLQSESHPCEFRNIELKKL; this is encoded by the coding sequence ATGATTGCCGCGCTCTTGCTCCTCGGAACCCAAAAAGATTTCAAGCCGATCTTCAACGGCAAAGACCTCACCGGTTGGACGCCGAAGATTTGCAAGCACCCCCTCGGCGAGAATTTTGGGGACACGTTCCGGGTTCAAGACGGGAAAATCGTGGTCGGCTACAGTCAGTACAAGGCCTTTGACGGGCAATATGGCCACCTGTTCTACAACACGGAGTTGCGGCACTTCATCCTCCGGTTGGAATACCGTTTTGTGGGCGAGCAATGCCCCGGCGGGGCCGGTTGGGCATACAAGAACAGCGGCATCATGTATCTGGGGCAAGACCCCGCCACGATGCGTATCGACCAAGAATTCCCCGTGAGTGCGGAGTTCCAATTCCTCGGTGCCGATGCCGGTCAAACCCGCGGGACGGGCAACGTCTGTTCCCCGGGCACAAACTTCATCAAAGACGGCAAGCTCATTACCCCCCATGTGACTGAGGTCAACGGCCCATCTATCGAAGGTGAGAACTGGGTGAAGGTCGAGCTTGAGGTGAACGGCAAGGAGATCATCCACCGGGTTAATGGCAAAGAGGTGTACCGGTACGAAAAACTCCAATACGACCCGGGCGACGCGGATGCCAAGGAACTGATGAAAAAGAACACGCTCGACATCGTGAAAGGCACCATTTCTTTGCAATCGGAGTCACACCCTTGTGAGTTCCGGAACATCGAGCTAAAAAAGCTGTGA
- a CDS encoding ThuA domain-containing protein, whose protein sequence is MAKALIVSGGWDGHKPFEVAEVLTGSLEGQGVQVENSRDLDDLKRSAEFDLVVPNWTMGSIDPGQVQPLVEAVAGGIGLAGIHGGMGDAFRSSTEYQFVVGGQFVAHPGPGDRRYSVRFRPGHALTQGLEDFEVATEKYYLHVDPAMRVLATTEFEDFDGTVMPVAWTKAWGEGRVFYCSLGHDPEIVSHPLTLEFVTRGMLWAADRASTLQGDRFGEVYGRA, encoded by the coding sequence ATGGCAAAGGCACTCATTGTAAGCGGAGGGTGGGACGGCCACAAACCGTTCGAAGTGGCAGAGGTGTTGACGGGGTCTTTAGAGGGCCAGGGCGTGCAAGTGGAGAATTCGCGCGACCTGGACGACCTGAAGCGGTCGGCTGAATTCGATTTGGTGGTTCCCAACTGGACGATGGGTTCTATCGATCCGGGCCAAGTGCAGCCGTTGGTCGAGGCCGTGGCGGGCGGAATCGGCCTTGCCGGGATCCATGGAGGCATGGGTGATGCGTTCCGCTCTTCAACCGAATACCAGTTCGTCGTTGGGGGGCAATTTGTCGCCCACCCAGGGCCGGGTGACCGGCGATACTCTGTCCGGTTCCGCCCGGGGCACGCGCTGACCCAAGGACTCGAAGATTTCGAGGTGGCCACCGAAAAGTACTATCTCCATGTCGACCCCGCCATGCGGGTCTTGGCCACTACCGAGTTCGAAGATTTTGACGGCACTGTGATGCCGGTCGCCTGGACCAAAGCATGGGGGGAAGGGAGGGTGTTCTATTGCTCCTTGGGTCACGACCCGGAAATCGTCTCGCACCCTTTAACGTTGGAATTTGTGACAAGGGGAATGCTGTGGGCGGCAGATCGCGCCTCCACACTTCAGGGCGACCGGTTTGGGGAGGTCTATGGCCGCGCTTGA
- a CDS encoding Gfo/Idh/MocA family oxidoreductase — protein MAALEVGVIGCGNISGAYFENAKRMPAIRIAACADQDPKRAEVSAEKYGCEALSVDALLRSNVDIVLNITTPEAHFDIAKAAVLAGKHVYNEKPLTVSKQEGRELLELADSRGVRVGCAPDTFLGAGYQTVRKVIDGGGIGRPVSFTAFMLCPGHESWHPNPFFYYDLGGGPMFDMGPYYLTALVHLLGPVRRVMGTTSQAHAERLITSLPHRGESAPVRVPTHVQCLLEMKSGAVGTLITSFDVQAHTLPHIQIYGSEATLTCPDPNTFGGTILRGVGQEWEEIPLQFPNEENSRSLGVADMADAITNSRPHRASGALAGHVLDIMHAAHEAAESGHAVELQSGVQPAPLPDGLAKGEVG, from the coding sequence ATGGCCGCGCTTGAAGTCGGGGTCATCGGCTGCGGGAACATCAGCGGCGCTTACTTTGAAAACGCCAAGCGCATGCCCGCGATTCGCATCGCCGCCTGTGCCGATCAAGACCCGAAACGGGCCGAGGTGTCGGCCGAGAAATACGGCTGCGAAGCCCTTTCGGTGGACGCGTTGCTCCGGTCCAACGTGGACATCGTCCTCAACATCACGACTCCAGAAGCCCACTTCGACATCGCTAAAGCAGCGGTTTTGGCCGGTAAACATGTTTATAACGAAAAGCCGCTGACCGTTTCTAAGCAAGAGGGCAGGGAGTTGCTGGAGTTGGCGGATTCCCGGGGAGTGCGCGTTGGGTGCGCCCCCGACACGTTTTTGGGAGCCGGATACCAGACCGTCCGCAAAGTCATCGACGGCGGCGGGATCGGCCGGCCCGTTTCGTTCACCGCCTTCATGCTCTGCCCCGGGCACGAAAGCTGGCATCCCAACCCGTTTTTCTATTACGACTTGGGCGGCGGTCCGATGTTCGATATGGGCCCCTATTACCTGACCGCGCTCGTCCACCTGCTCGGCCCGGTTCGTCGGGTGATGGGGACCACCAGCCAGGCCCATGCCGAACGCCTCATCACATCGCTTCCGCACCGGGGGGAATCGGCGCCTGTCCGCGTGCCGACCCATGTCCAATGCCTGCTGGAAATGAAGAGCGGGGCCGTCGGAACCCTGATCACGAGTTTCGACGTGCAAGCGCACACCCTGCCGCACATCCAAATCTACGGGTCTGAGGCAACCCTGACCTGCCCCGACCCCAACACCTTTGGAGGGACGATCCTCCGCGGGGTCGGGCAGGAATGGGAGGAGATCCCTTTGCAATTCCCGAACGAGGAAAACAGCCGGTCGCTTGGAGTAGCTGACATGGCGGATGCCATCACAAATTCACGACCCCACCGGGCCAGCGGGGCCCTCGCCGGCCATGTCTTGGACATCATGCACGCCGCCCATGAGGCGGCAGAATCGGGCCATGCCGTCGAACTCCAAAGCGGCGTCCAACCCGCACCGCTGCCGGATGGGCTCGCCAAAGGAGAGGTCGGTTAG
- a CDS encoding methyltransferase domain-containing protein produces MEDPVQKWEASASAWIALQKDGGDYSRRAILDPPMLELLGCVQGRRILDLGCGEGRFARILSQAGASVIGIDPVAEFIRHAGAPNCGAQFIVAEAGAIPLDSGFFDDVVSYLTLVDIADLEPAADEITRVLKPGGRFLAATISNLASASDGWVKDADGNKLHRPVDRYMDCFAMDLAWSGLQIVNYHRPLGYVLGVFLRRGLVLTAFLEPLPPENDPGYAEEARCPTFQIYQFQKGGL; encoded by the coding sequence ATGGAGGATCCGGTTCAAAAATGGGAGGCATCCGCCTCAGCTTGGATCGCACTCCAAAAGGACGGCGGCGATTATTCTCGGCGCGCGATTTTGGATCCCCCGATGTTGGAACTTTTGGGATGCGTGCAGGGTCGCCGGATTCTTGACCTGGGGTGCGGCGAGGGACGTTTCGCGCGGATCCTCAGCCAGGCCGGAGCCTCGGTCATAGGAATCGACCCGGTGGCCGAGTTCATCCGGCATGCCGGCGCCCCAAATTGCGGGGCCCAATTCATCGTGGCCGAAGCAGGGGCGATCCCCTTAGACAGCGGATTTTTCGATGACGTCGTCAGCTACCTGACCTTGGTCGACATCGCCGACCTTGAACCAGCCGCGGACGAAATCACCCGAGTGCTCAAACCGGGTGGCCGATTTTTGGCCGCCACAATCAGCAACTTGGCCTCGGCCTCCGACGGGTGGGTCAAAGATGCGGACGGCAACAAGCTCCACCGCCCGGTGGACCGATATATGGACTGTTTTGCCATGGACTTGGCTTGGTCCGGACTGCAAATCGTGAATTACCACCGCCCGCTGGGCTACGTTTTGGGAGTGTTCCTTCGCCGAGGCTTGGTCCTGACCGCGTTCCTTGAGCCACTGCCACCGGAAAACGATCCTGGCTATGCCGAAGAGGCCCGCTGCCCAACCTTCCAGATCTACCAGTTCCAAAAAGGGGGGCTCTAG
- a CDS encoding RNA-binding protein, producing the protein MATKTLFVGNLPFSTTEAQLADHYQAYGGTNPRIIPDRGFGFIDVDEEQMQAAIDATNEVDFKGRTLRVNEARPREERPKRDFGGGGGGGYGGGGNRGGGGGYGGGGGGGYGGGGGYGGGRGGGGGRGGGGRGGSRGGRGRDDGGDRW; encoded by the coding sequence ATGGCTACTAAAACCCTGTTTGTCGGCAACCTCCCGTTTTCGACAACTGAAGCGCAACTCGCCGACCATTACCAAGCTTATGGCGGCACCAATCCCCGCATCATCCCGGACCGCGGGTTCGGGTTCATCGATGTGGACGAAGAACAAATGCAGGCCGCAATCGACGCGACCAACGAAGTGGACTTTAAGGGCCGAACCCTGAGGGTCAACGAAGCCCGACCGCGAGAAGAGCGTCCGAAGCGCGACTTCGGCGGTGGCGGCGGCGGCGGTTACGGCGGTGGCGGTAACCGAGGCGGCGGCGGTGGCTACGGCGGTGGCGGTGGCGGCGGCTATGGCGGCGGCGGGGGCTACGGCGGCGGACGCGGCGGCGGTGGTGGTCGTGGCGGTGGTGGCCGTGGCGGCAGTCGGGGTGGCCGAGGCCGCGACGACGGCGGCGACCGCTGGTAA